The Prionailurus bengalensis isolate Pbe53 chromosome A3, Fcat_Pben_1.1_paternal_pri, whole genome shotgun sequence genome includes a window with the following:
- the GID8 gene encoding glucose-induced degradation protein 8 homolog, with the protein MSYAEKPDEITKDEWMEKLNNLHVQRADMNRLIMNYLVTEGFKEAAEKFRMESGIEPSVDLETLDERIKIREMILKGQIQEAIALINSLHPELLDTNRYLYFHLQQQHLIELIRQRETEAALEFAQTQLAEQGEESRECLTEMERTLALLAFDNPEESPFGDLLHMMQRQKVWSEVNQAVLDYENRESTPKLAKLLKLLLWAQNELDQKKVKYPKMTDLSKGVIEEPK; encoded by the exons ATGAGTTATGCAGAAAAACCCGATGAAATCACGAAAGACGAGTGGATGGAAAAACTCAATAACTTGCACGTCCAGCGAGCAGACATGAACCGCCTCATCATGAACTACCTGGTCACAG aggGCTTTAAGGAGGCAGCAGAGAAGTTTCGAATGGAATCTGGGATTGAACCTAGCGTGGATCTGGAAACACTTGACGAGCGGATCAAAATCCGTGAGATGATCCTGAAAGGCCAGATCCAGGAGGCTATCGCGTTGATCAACAGCCTCCATCCGGAGCTCCTGGACACCAACCGGTATCTCTACTTCCACCTGCAA CAACAGCACCTCATAGAGCTGATCCGCCAGCGCGAGACGGAGGCGGCGCTGGAGTTCGCGCAGACCCAGCTGGCGGAGCAGGGCGAGGAGAGCAGGGAGTGCCTGACGGAGATGGAACGCACTCTGGCCCTGCTGGCCTTTGATAACCCTGAGGAGTCTCCATTCGGAGACCTGCTTCACATGATGCAGAGGCAGAAG GTGTGGAGTGAAGTTAACCAAGCTGTCCTAGATTATGAAAATCGTGAGTCCACACCCAAGCTGGCAAAATTACTGAAACTACTCCTTTGGGCTCAGAATGAGCTGGAccagaagaaagtaaaataccCCAAAATGACAGACCTCAGCAAAGGTGTGATCGAGGAGCCCAAGTAG